GTGGTCCGCGACCCCGCGCTCACCCTCAGCCGGATGCTGCGCGCCGCATCCCTTACCCAGACCGCCCGTTGAAAGGTCCCCTCATGACCGTATCCGCCGGTACCGAACGGCAGGTCCACCACACCCGCGCCACCGTCGACATCGACGCCCCCGCCGACTCCGTCTACCGGGCGCTGACCGGTGTCGCCGACTGGCCGGTTCTCTACCCCTGGATCGCGCACACCGAGGTGCTCGGCCGCGAGGGCGCGGACGACGAGGTGAAGTTCTGGGCCGTGCGGCCCGACGGCACCGGGCTGCGCGTGTGGACGTCGAAGCGCACCCTGGACCCGCGGGCGCTGCGCATGGTGTTCGAGCAGCGGGGCTCCGTCGGCCCGATCCGGCAGCTGGGCGGCACCTGGGACTTCGTGTCCCGGCCCGACGGGGGCTGCCGGGTGGAGTCCGGGCACTGGTTCACCACCGACGCCGACCCCGCCGGGACCGCCGGGGAGCTGGACCGGCACGGATCCCTGCAGATGCGGACGCTGAAGTCGCAGACGGAGAGCGCCACCGCGCTCACCACGGACGTGAT
Above is a genomic segment from Streptomyces collinus Tu 365 containing:
- a CDS encoding SRPBCC family protein, whose product is MTVSAGTERQVHHTRATVDIDAPADSVYRALTGVADWPVLYPWIAHTEVLGREGADDEVKFWAVRPDGTGLRVWTSKRTLDPRALRMVFEQRGSVGPIRQLGGTWDFVSRPDGGCRVESGHWFTTDADPAGTAGELDRHGSLQMRTLKSQTESATALTTDVIRAESAAHVAGRSLAEVRGRLLAALPAGDGDAWFGDTGTGPAVQIAHGDAVLVQKPLSPPAPARLYRTRWRLAEEAGGVRVTADVLAVATDEHARVRRLAEAGVRDALTLAGAR